One Pseudonocardia sediminis DNA window includes the following coding sequences:
- a CDS encoding enoyl-CoA hydratase/isomerase family protein encodes MSDVVTYEVTDGVAWLTINRPEARNALSKAVRDGLWEGTRAFVDDDSAAVLVLTGAGDKAFCAGGDLKEMAETSLEIPPPDFLPQFGRNIDVPKPTIAAVNGVAFAGGFLLAQQCDLVVAAEHARFAVSEVKVGRGSPWAAPLSWLVPPRVALEILLTGDPLDAARAREVGLVNHVVPAAELRERTQALAAGIASNAPLSVAAGKRTAYLSAHHGLAEAYDRAEEIWAPVYRSADAQEGPAAFRDKRAPVWKGR; translated from the coding sequence GTGAGCGATGTCGTGACGTACGAGGTGACCGACGGCGTCGCCTGGCTGACCATCAACCGCCCCGAGGCCCGCAACGCGCTGTCGAAGGCCGTCCGCGACGGGCTGTGGGAGGGCACCCGGGCGTTCGTCGACGACGACTCCGCCGCGGTGCTGGTCCTGACCGGCGCCGGCGACAAGGCGTTCTGCGCCGGCGGCGACCTGAAGGAGATGGCCGAGACCTCCCTGGAGATCCCGCCACCCGACTTCCTGCCCCAGTTCGGCCGCAACATCGACGTCCCGAAACCGACGATCGCCGCCGTCAACGGGGTGGCGTTCGCCGGCGGGTTCCTGCTCGCCCAGCAGTGCGACCTGGTCGTCGCCGCCGAGCACGCCCGGTTCGCCGTGTCCGAGGTCAAGGTCGGCCGCGGGTCGCCGTGGGCGGCGCCGCTGAGCTGGCTGGTGCCGCCGCGGGTCGCGCTCGAGATCCTGCTGACCGGCGACCCGCTCGACGCCGCCCGCGCCCGCGAGGTGGGGCTGGTCAACCACGTCGTCCCGGCCGCCGAGCTGCGCGAACGCACCCAGGCCCTCGCCGCGGGGATCGCCTCGAACGCGCCGCTGTCGGTGGCCGCCGGCAAGCGCACCGCCTACCTGTCGGCACACCACGGTCTCGCCGAGGCCTACGACCGTGCCGAGGAGATCTGGGCGCCGGTGTACCGATCGGCCGACGCGCAGGAGGGCCCGGCCGCGTTCCGGGACAAGCGCGCTCCGGTCTGGAAGGGGAGATAG
- a CDS encoding MFS transporter yields the protein MSDEREPGARSPRLSAVFGNPEFRALWSAEAVSVLGDQLARVAFSVLVFQRTDSAALSALVYALTFLPALLGGALLGWVADRYPRRRVMIVSDLGRMLLALPMVWPGLPLPVLCGLIVATVLLGSPHTAAQGALLPEVLRGTLLERGYAVRQITGQTAQVAGFATGGAVLVVLSPSATLAINAATFGLSALLVRLGVGARPAPARGGPAGTGTPRRWTGDVAEGARTVFGDPQLRTLALVVWLAGCFIAPEGLAVAYAAELGAGPLAVGLLMAAIPAGSVVGALVFTRWVRPEVRERTTLPLAIAAGLPLTVSPLVPSVGVAIVLWSVTGACVAAALVQAQASFVRRTPPGARGRATGLAAAGLIGAQGLALLAGGLIAQRWSPAAGVATVGITAVLLLAGLLVTPPARALGRSA from the coding sequence GTGAGCGACGAGCGAGAGCCCGGCGCCCGGTCGCCCCGTCTCAGCGCCGTGTTCGGCAACCCGGAGTTCCGTGCGCTGTGGAGCGCCGAGGCCGTCTCCGTCCTCGGCGACCAGCTCGCCCGCGTCGCGTTCTCGGTGCTGGTGTTCCAGCGCACCGACTCCGCGGCCCTGTCCGCCCTGGTCTATGCGCTGACGTTCCTGCCGGCGCTGCTCGGCGGCGCACTGCTCGGCTGGGTCGCCGACCGCTACCCGCGGCGCCGCGTCATGATCGTCAGCGACCTGGGCCGCATGCTCCTCGCGCTGCCGATGGTGTGGCCCGGGCTCCCGCTGCCCGTCCTGTGCGGGCTGATCGTCGCCACCGTCCTGCTCGGGTCTCCGCACACCGCCGCCCAGGGGGCACTGCTGCCCGAGGTGCTGCGCGGGACGCTGCTCGAACGCGGCTACGCCGTCCGGCAGATCACCGGGCAGACCGCCCAGGTCGCCGGGTTCGCGACCGGCGGCGCCGTCCTCGTGGTCCTCTCCCCGTCGGCCACACTCGCGATCAACGCCGCGACGTTCGGGCTGTCGGCGCTGCTCGTACGTCTCGGCGTCGGTGCCCGTCCCGCCCCGGCCCGCGGCGGCCCGGCGGGAACGGGTACGCCGCGGAGATGGACCGGTGACGTCGCCGAGGGGGCCCGCACCGTGTTCGGCGACCCGCAGCTGCGGACCCTGGCGCTCGTGGTCTGGCTCGCCGGCTGCTTCATCGCCCCCGAGGGGCTCGCCGTCGCCTACGCCGCCGAGCTCGGGGCCGGACCGCTCGCCGTCGGGCTGCTGATGGCCGCCATCCCGGCCGGCAGCGTCGTCGGGGCGCTGGTGTTCACCCGCTGGGTCCGGCCGGAGGTGCGCGAGCGGACGACGCTGCCCCTGGCGATCGCCGCGGGCCTGCCGCTGACGGTCAGTCCTCTGGTCCCGTCCGTCGGTGTCGCGATCGTCCTCTGGTCGGTGACCGGAGCCTGCGTGGCGGCCGCACTCGTACAGGCCCAGGCGAGCTTCGTGCGGCGGACCCCGCCCGGTGCGCGCGGGCGGGCCACCGGCCTGGCCGCCGCCGGCCTGATCGGCGCCCAGGGGCTCGCACTGCTCGCCGGAGGTCTGATCGCCCAGCGCTGGTCGCCGGCGGCCGGGGTGGCCACGGTCGGGATCACCGCGGTGCTCCTTCTCGCCGGGCTCCTGGTGACCCCTCCGGCCCGGGCCCTGGGCCGGAGCGCGTGA
- a CDS encoding phosphohydrolase yields MPRFDDARALAETLLAVQRPQDWLRAQHVAIRARELSELPGVDRDPLMIAAVLHGIGRSPVVTRTGFAPLDAARFLDVRGYDTRIVALVAHHAGAAHAAAERGTDLDRYPDEATPTRDALWYCDVATGPDGDPVAPVTALEVVRAAVTRTAALRSGMPAS; encoded by the coding sequence ATGCCCCGGTTCGACGACGCGCGTGCCCTGGCCGAGACGCTGCTCGCCGTGCAGCGGCCGCAGGACTGGCTGCGCGCCCAGCACGTCGCGATCCGGGCCCGCGAGCTCTCCGAGCTGCCCGGCGTCGACCGGGACCCGCTGATGATCGCGGCGGTCCTGCACGGCATCGGACGGTCCCCCGTCGTCACCCGCACCGGCTTCGCACCGCTCGACGCCGCCCGCTTCCTCGACGTCCGCGGTTATGACACGCGGATCGTCGCGCTGGTGGCCCACCACGCCGGAGCGGCACACGCAGCCGCGGAGCGCGGCACCGATCTGGATCGCTATCCGGACGAGGCCACCCCGACCCGGGACGCCCTCTGGTACTGCGACGTCGCCACCGGTCCGGACGGCGACCCCGTCGCCCCGGTCACCGCCCTCGAGGTCGTGCGTGCCGCCGTCACCCGGACCGCGGCGCTGCGGTCGGGCATGCCGGCGTCCTGA
- a CDS encoding molybdopterin-dependent oxidoreductase, translating into MPAPVPVTMSGGGPVKWQPEPHRLDPRATAPSDVYLIGHFGLATVDAAGWSLRVDGLVDTALDLDPDALRALPQTTVTTLLECFGNPLDPDVPVRRAANVTWRGAPVAEILRAAGVHAGATSLWATGLDSGEFGGVACTEYRKDVPLDVALARGIVAHEIDGVPLSAERGYPARLVVPGYFGTNNVKWLRALTVSDRRPEHLFTTRLYLRTVPGADGPQPVRDLDVNSLVTVPSDGARVGADVEVAGWAWSAVPVVAVEVAVDGEWAPAEVERRRGPHVTWQRFRTVRRAGPGGHTLAVRATDRDGRVQPVDGARNAAHHVTVDVR; encoded by the coding sequence GTGCCCGCTCCCGTCCCGGTGACCATGTCCGGCGGCGGCCCGGTGAAGTGGCAGCCGGAACCGCACCGGCTCGACCCGCGCGCGACCGCGCCGTCCGACGTCTACCTGATCGGGCACTTCGGGCTCGCGACCGTCGACGCCGCCGGCTGGTCGCTGCGTGTGGACGGGCTCGTCGACACCGCGCTCGACCTGGACCCGGACGCACTGCGGGCCCTGCCGCAGACCACCGTCACCACACTGCTCGAGTGCTTCGGCAACCCGCTCGACCCCGACGTCCCGGTGCGCCGCGCCGCCAACGTCACCTGGCGGGGCGCGCCGGTCGCCGAGATCCTGCGCGCGGCCGGGGTGCACGCCGGCGCGACGTCGCTGTGGGCGACCGGGCTGGACTCGGGCGAGTTCGGCGGCGTCGCCTGCACCGAGTACCGCAAGGACGTCCCGCTCGACGTCGCCCTCGCCCGCGGGATCGTCGCCCACGAGATCGACGGCGTCCCCCTCAGCGCGGAGCGCGGGTACCCGGCCCGCCTGGTGGTCCCCGGCTACTTCGGGACGAACAACGTCAAGTGGCTCCGCGCGCTGACGGTGTCCGACCGTCGGCCCGAGCACCTGTTCACCACGCGGCTCTACCTGCGGACGGTGCCCGGCGCCGACGGGCCGCAGCCGGTCCGCGACCTCGACGTGAACAGCCTGGTGACGGTGCCCTCCGACGGCGCGCGGGTCGGCGCCGACGTCGAGGTCGCCGGGTGGGCGTGGAGCGCGGTCCCGGTCGTGGCGGTCGAGGTCGCGGTGGACGGGGAGTGGGCGCCGGCCGAGGTGGAACGGCGCCGCGGCCCGCACGTCACCTGGCAGCGGTTCCGCACGGTCCGCCGCGCCGGGCCGGGCGGGCACACCCTCGCCGTCCGGGCGACCGACCGGGACGGCCGCGTCCAGCCCGTCGACGGGGCCCGCAACGCCGCCCACCACGTCACCGTGGACGTGCGCTGA
- a CDS encoding acyclic terpene utilization AtuA family protein, with amino-acid sequence MTSTTRPIRIGNCSGFYGDRVAAAKEMVEGASADGQGIDVLCGDYLAELTMLILAKAQAKDPSAGYAKTFLTQVEDVLGTCLERGIRIVANAGGLNPSGLAEAVRAVAERLGLDAKVAHVEGDDLRGDLAAITPPVTDEPVSANAYLGGWGIAEALGAGADVVVTGRVTDASLVVGPAAWWHGWGPSDFDELAGAVVAGHVIECGPQATGGNYSFLNEITDRRYPGFPIAEVAADGSSVITKNEDTGGLVSVGTVTAQLLYEIGPPAYLGPDCTSHFDTIRLTQEGEHRVGIAGVRGSAPPETLKVALNDVGGYRNTMTLVLTGLDISARAAYAEELLFDVLGGRDRFAEVDTRLLRFDHVDAPGNEQAVAHLRVTVKDPDPKKVGRAFSNATMQLALGGYAGFHTTTPPSSESQFGVYRPAAVPRSAVTQTVVLPDGERRVIPDPLCSAHTEATTSGATTSSAGDAGPGEADRTRGGVQSRGPTQRVPLGTVCGARSGDKGGHANIGMWGRSDDEYAWLQEFLTPDKVRELIGPEAAELEIEVFALPNLRAVNVLVHDILGAGVASSTRPDPQAKGLGEYLRSRLVDVPESLLSV; translated from the coding sequence ATGACCAGCACGACCCGCCCGATCCGCATCGGCAACTGCTCCGGCTTCTACGGCGACCGGGTCGCCGCGGCCAAAGAGATGGTGGAGGGAGCCTCGGCCGACGGGCAGGGCATCGACGTCCTCTGCGGGGACTACCTCGCCGAGCTGACCATGCTCATCCTGGCCAAGGCGCAGGCCAAGGACCCCTCCGCCGGGTACGCGAAGACGTTCCTCACCCAGGTCGAGGACGTGCTCGGCACCTGCCTGGAGCGCGGGATCAGGATCGTCGCCAACGCCGGCGGGTTGAACCCGTCCGGGCTGGCCGAGGCCGTCCGCGCGGTCGCGGAGCGGCTGGGGCTCGACGCGAAGGTCGCCCACGTCGAGGGCGACGACCTGCGCGGAGACCTCGCCGCGATCACCCCGCCGGTCACCGACGAGCCGGTCTCGGCGAACGCCTACCTGGGCGGGTGGGGGATCGCCGAGGCGCTCGGCGCCGGGGCCGACGTCGTCGTCACCGGGCGGGTCACCGACGCCTCGCTGGTCGTCGGGCCGGCCGCATGGTGGCACGGCTGGGGCCCGTCCGACTTCGACGAGCTCGCGGGCGCCGTCGTGGCCGGGCACGTGATCGAGTGCGGACCGCAGGCCACGGGCGGCAACTACTCGTTCCTGAACGAGATCACCGACCGCCGGTACCCGGGCTTCCCGATCGCCGAGGTCGCCGCCGACGGTTCCTCGGTGATCACCAAGAACGAGGACACCGGCGGGCTCGTCTCGGTCGGCACCGTCACCGCGCAGCTGCTCTACGAGATCGGGCCCCCGGCCTACCTGGGCCCGGACTGCACGTCGCACTTCGACACGATCCGCCTGACCCAGGAGGGCGAGCACCGGGTCGGCATCGCCGGGGTCCGCGGCAGCGCGCCGCCGGAGACGCTGAAGGTCGCCCTCAACGACGTCGGCGGCTACCGCAACACGATGACGCTCGTGCTCACCGGCCTCGACATCTCCGCGCGCGCGGCCTACGCCGAGGAGCTGCTGTTCGACGTCCTCGGGGGCCGGGACCGCTTCGCCGAGGTCGACACCCGGCTGCTGCGCTTCGACCACGTCGACGCCCCCGGCAACGAGCAGGCCGTCGCGCACCTGCGGGTCACCGTGAAGGACCCGGACCCGAAGAAGGTCGGGCGGGCGTTCTCCAACGCGACGATGCAGCTCGCCCTGGGCGGGTACGCCGGCTTCCACACCACGACGCCACCGAGCAGCGAGTCCCAGTTCGGCGTCTACCGCCCGGCCGCCGTCCCGCGCTCTGCGGTCACCCAGACCGTCGTGCTGCCCGACGGCGAGCGACGGGTGATCCCGGACCCCCTTTGCTCTGCGCACACCGAGGCCACCACCTCGGGCGCCACCACCTCGAGCGCCGGTGACGCGGGCCCGGGAGAGGCGGACCGGACGCGTGGGGGTGTGCAGAGCAGAGGACCGACGCAGCGGGTCCCGCTGGGCACCGTGTGCGGGGCCCGGTCCGGCGACAAGGGCGGGCACGCCAACATCGGGATGTGGGGCCGCAGCGACGACGAGTACGCGTGGCTGCAGGAGTTCCTGACCCCCGACAAGGTCCGCGAGCTGATCGGCCCGGAGGCCGCCGAGCTCGAGATCGAGGTGTTCGCGCTGCCCAACCTGCGTGCGGTGAACGTGCTGGTGCACGACATCCTCGGGGCCGGCGTCGCGTCGTCGACCCGTCCGGACCCGCAGGCCAAGGGCCTGGGGGAGTACCTGCGCAGCCGGCTGGTCGACGTGCCGGAGTCGTTGCTGTCCGTGTGA
- a CDS encoding GGDEF domain-containing protein, whose protein sequence is MATLVVAAAIHAELSIGAERVRRRIAETRYVDLSSVWTFAAALLLPPLLASVAVVVTYTHLYLRVFRPSKTPPHRQIFSTSTVVLAVHAVAGARVLLDVGVGELDTYRGMAALVVGLFAYTVVNTLLVVSAIRLSQPGSKFLKILAGGEVVLEIGTLCLGGLAAVVLGSTSAFVLLLMFPPLLLLEQSTLVRQLEARATTDAKTGLLNPDAWRWQTTTLLRQAQHDGRIAAILILDLDHFKKINDRHGHLVGDEVLHAVAQVLIHEVRENDRAGRFGGEEFVVSLGGLSEAAVRGGKIRDVAERIRARVEELRLEVDTPDGPLTISDVSISVGAAVYPSAGTELKELLEVADAALYAAKRGGRNQVQVRYGGPPLNPSPQPPTPPFGLRSTG, encoded by the coding sequence ATGGCGACATTGGTGGTCGCCGCGGCGATACACGCCGAGCTGTCGATCGGGGCGGAACGGGTACGGCGTCGCATCGCCGAGACCCGGTACGTCGACCTCAGCTCGGTCTGGACCTTCGCCGCGGCGCTGCTCCTGCCGCCTCTCCTGGCGAGCGTGGCCGTCGTGGTCACCTATACCCACCTTTACCTGCGGGTCTTCCGCCCCTCGAAAACCCCGCCGCACCGGCAGATCTTCAGCACCTCGACGGTCGTCCTGGCCGTGCACGCCGTCGCCGGCGCACGGGTGCTTCTCGACGTCGGCGTCGGTGAGCTGGACACCTATCGCGGAATGGCCGCCCTGGTGGTCGGGCTGTTCGCCTACACCGTGGTCAACACACTTCTGGTCGTGTCCGCCATCCGGCTGTCCCAGCCCGGGTCGAAGTTCCTGAAGATCCTCGCCGGGGGCGAGGTCGTGCTGGAGATCGGGACGCTGTGCCTGGGCGGGCTCGCCGCCGTCGTCCTCGGGAGCACGTCGGCGTTCGTACTGCTGCTGATGTTCCCGCCGCTGCTGCTGCTGGAGCAGTCGACGCTGGTGCGCCAGCTCGAGGCCCGCGCCACCACCGACGCCAAGACCGGCCTGCTCAACCCGGACGCCTGGCGGTGGCAGACCACGACGCTGCTGCGCCAGGCCCAGCACGACGGCCGGATCGCCGCGATCCTCATCCTCGATCTCGACCACTTCAAGAAGATCAACGACCGGCACGGCCACCTGGTCGGCGACGAGGTGCTGCACGCCGTCGCCCAGGTCCTCATCCACGAGGTCCGCGAGAACGACCGGGCCGGGCGCTTCGGCGGCGAGGAGTTCGTGGTCTCCCTCGGGGGCCTGAGCGAGGCCGCCGTCCGCGGCGGCAAGATCCGCGACGTCGCGGAACGGATCCGCGCCCGGGTCGAGGAGCTCCGCCTCGAGGTCGACACCCCCGACGGGCCGCTGACGATCTCCGACGTCAGCATCTCGGTCGGTGCGGCCGTCTACCCCTCGGCCGGGACCGAGCTCAAGGAGCTCCTGGAGGTCGCCGACGCCGCGCTCTACGCCGCGAAACGCGGCGGGCGCAACCAGGTCCAGGTCCGCTACGGCGGGCCGCCCCTGAACCCGTCGCCGCAGCCGCCCACCCCACCGTTCGGGCTCCGCTCCACCGGCTAG
- the secD gene encoding protein translocase subunit SecD, with product MRRSVLVRAVLACAVLALSATVALTASPVLGLDLRGGTQIVLQTRDGPGTVADEAATDRTLEVLRGRVDALGVAEPTLTRSGTDRIVVELPGLQDPAEAAEVLGRTAQLSIHPVAGIGAGPPDEDGRQLSLGPEALVGTDVDSARATPDPSSVGHVVDIGFAAQGRDAWRQLTAQAACSPPGDPSRRIAIVLDRQVISSPQVDPSIACGVGMPGGSTQISGSFSQEQAADLAVLIEGGALPVPVELIEQRTVGPTLGADAITASALAVLVGSLLTGVFLIAVYRLVGVVAVVALAGYALIAYAVQTAIGATLTLPGLAAFVLAVGMAVDANVLIAERAREEYARRPRLERAAEAGYRGSLPAIGDVTVTSLLAAALLFGLASGPVRGFGVTLIVGVLVSLFSALVLSRLLTTWVLRLPAVRRRPGWSGIASIGPVRRNLETRDPGLLRRTGAILAGAGIVVALAGAGIAVRGLDLGVEFTGGRLVEFTTASPVPAESAREAVDGTGLGTLTVQESGDGTISVRGADLDDAGVAALRDAVGAAGGGAEVLRDELIGPSLGAELARGALIALGVALAAQLAYLAFRFRWTLSVGAVAALAANVVVVVGLFAWTGRTLDGVFVAALLTVIGYSVNDSVVVFDRVRERWAAHAGEPFGRVVGSAVLSTLPRTVNTGLSTLVILVALLVLGGATLADFALALIIGIVAGTASTIVVAAPLAIVLQNRYGSAPPRTPAGPGRRDRPTERPAGKRDRARRGERRRTDGAVV from the coding sequence TTGCGCCGCTCCGTCCTGGTGCGCGCCGTGCTCGCGTGCGCCGTGCTCGCCCTGTCCGCCACCGTCGCCCTGACCGCGTCGCCCGTGCTCGGGCTCGACCTGCGCGGCGGCACCCAGATCGTCCTGCAGACCCGCGACGGCCCCGGCACCGTCGCCGACGAGGCCGCGACCGACCGCACCCTGGAGGTGCTGCGCGGCCGGGTCGACGCCCTCGGCGTCGCCGAACCGACCCTGACCCGGTCCGGGACCGACCGGATCGTCGTCGAGCTGCCCGGCCTGCAGGACCCGGCCGAGGCCGCGGAGGTCCTCGGCCGCACCGCGCAGCTGAGCATCCACCCGGTGGCCGGGATCGGTGCCGGTCCGCCCGACGAGGACGGCCGGCAGCTCTCGCTCGGGCCCGAGGCGCTCGTCGGGACCGACGTCGACTCCGCCCGCGCCACCCCGGACCCGAGCTCGGTCGGGCACGTCGTGGACATCGGGTTCGCGGCGCAGGGCCGTGACGCCTGGCGTCAGCTGACCGCGCAGGCGGCCTGCTCCCCGCCCGGGGACCCGTCGCGGCGGATCGCGATCGTGCTCGACCGGCAGGTCATCTCCTCACCCCAGGTCGACCCGTCGATCGCGTGCGGGGTGGGCATGCCGGGCGGGTCCACCCAGATCAGTGGGTCGTTCAGCCAGGAGCAGGCCGCCGACCTCGCGGTGCTGATCGAGGGCGGCGCGCTACCGGTCCCGGTGGAGCTGATCGAACAGCGCACCGTCGGGCCGACGCTGGGCGCCGACGCGATCACCGCCAGCGCCCTGGCCGTGCTGGTCGGGTCGCTGCTCACCGGCGTGTTCCTGATCGCGGTCTACCGCCTGGTCGGTGTCGTCGCGGTCGTCGCGCTCGCCGGGTACGCGTTGATCGCCTACGCGGTGCAGACGGCGATCGGGGCAACGCTGACCCTGCCCGGCCTGGCCGCGTTCGTGCTGGCGGTCGGCATGGCCGTGGACGCGAACGTGCTGATCGCCGAACGCGCCCGGGAGGAGTACGCGCGCCGTCCCCGGCTCGAACGCGCGGCCGAGGCCGGCTACCGGGGCAGCCTTCCGGCGATCGGCGACGTCACGGTCACCTCGCTGCTGGCCGCCGCCCTGCTGTTCGGGCTGGCCTCGGGCCCGGTCCGCGGCTTCGGCGTGACGCTGATCGTCGGCGTGCTGGTGTCGCTGTTCTCGGCGCTGGTCCTGTCCCGGCTGCTCACCACCTGGGTGCTGCGCCTGCCCGCGGTGCGACGGCGGCCGGGGTGGAGCGGCATCGCCTCGATCGGGCCGGTGCGCCGGAACCTGGAGACCCGCGACCCGGGCCTGCTGCGCCGGACCGGTGCGATCCTGGCCGGCGCCGGGATCGTCGTCGCGCTGGCCGGCGCCGGGATCGCGGTGCGCGGGCTGGACCTCGGCGTGGAGTTCACCGGCGGGCGCCTGGTGGAGTTCACCACTGCGAGCCCCGTCCCGGCCGAGTCGGCCCGGGAGGCCGTCGACGGCACCGGCCTCGGCACGCTGACCGTGCAGGAGAGCGGCGACGGCACGATCTCGGTGCGCGGCGCCGACCTCGACGACGCCGGGGTCGCCGCGCTGCGCGACGCCGTCGGCGCGGCCGGTGGGGGCGCCGAGGTGCTCCGCGACGAGCTGATCGGCCCCAGCCTGGGGGCCGAGCTGGCCCGGGGTGCGCTGATCGCGCTCGGCGTGGCCCTGGCCGCGCAGCTGGCCTACCTGGCGTTCCGGTTCCGCTGGACGCTGAGCGTGGGCGCGGTCGCCGCGCTGGCCGCGAACGTCGTCGTCGTGGTGGGGCTCTTCGCCTGGACCGGCCGGACCCTGGACGGGGTGTTCGTGGCCGCGCTGCTGACCGTGATCGGCTACTCGGTGAACGACTCGGTGGTGGTGTTCGACCGGGTGCGCGAGCGCTGGGCGGCCCACGCCGGCGAGCCGTTCGGACGGGTCGTCGGGTCGGCGGTGCTCTCCACGCTGCCGCGGACGGTGAACACCGGCCTGTCCACGCTGGTCATCCTCGTCGCGCTGCTGGTGCTCGGCGGGGCGACGCTCGCCGACTTCGCGCTGGCGCTGATCATCGGCATCGTGGCCGGGACGGCGTCGACGATCGTGGTCGCGGCGCCGCTGGCGATCGTCCTGCAGAACCGGTACGGGTCCGCACCGCCGCGGACGCCCGCCGGGCCGGGCCGGCGGGACCGCCCGACGGAGCGACCGGCCGGGAAACGCGACCGGGCCCGCCGCGGCGAGCGCCGCCGTACCGACGGCGCGGTCGTCTGA
- a CDS encoding TIGR03084 family metal-binding protein, protein MPVSMDTLADDLAAESAVLRELLAPLDDDAWRRDTPAAGWRIAEQVSHLAYFDDVAVQSATDPDAFVAERERIEADGGIDPDTVADRFRDLTGAQLLPWFDEARDRLIASFRGLEPSLRVPWFGPPMSAASSLTARIMETWAHGQDVADTLGVVRSPSPRLRHVAHIGIGARKYSYAVNEIALPEVPIRVELDAPDGSAWTWGPDDAPDRVTGPALDFCLAVTQRRHRDDTTLTITGPAATEWMTIAQAFAGAAGTGRKAGEFSGGNA, encoded by the coding sequence ATGCCCGTGTCGATGGACACCCTCGCCGACGACCTGGCCGCGGAGTCGGCCGTGCTGCGCGAGCTGCTCGCGCCGCTGGACGACGACGCGTGGCGCCGGGACACGCCCGCGGCGGGATGGCGGATCGCCGAGCAGGTCTCGCACCTGGCCTACTTCGACGACGTCGCCGTGCAGTCCGCGACCGACCCGGACGCGTTCGTCGCGGAGCGGGAGAGGATCGAGGCCGACGGCGGAATCGACCCGGACACGGTCGCCGACCGTTTCCGCGACCTGACCGGCGCGCAGCTCCTGCCCTGGTTCGACGAGGCCCGGGACCGGCTGATCGCATCGTTCCGGGGGCTGGAACCGTCGCTGCGGGTGCCGTGGTTCGGCCCGCCGATGAGCGCCGCGTCGTCGCTCACCGCGCGGATCATGGAGACCTGGGCGCACGGGCAGGACGTCGCCGACACGCTCGGCGTCGTGCGGTCGCCGAGCCCGCGGTTGCGGCACGTCGCGCACATCGGGATCGGGGCACGGAAGTACAGCTACGCCGTGAACGAGATCGCGCTGCCCGAGGTCCCGATCCGGGTCGAGCTCGACGCCCCGGACGGCTCGGCGTGGACCTGGGGTCCCGACGACGCGCCGGACCGCGTCACCGGTCCGGCCCTGGACTTCTGTCTCGCGGTCACCCAGCGCCGGCACCGCGACGACACCACGCTCACGATCACCGGCCCGGCCGCGACCGAGTGGATGACGATCGCGCAGGCCTTCGCCGGAGCGGCCGGCACCGGACGCAAGGCCGGCGAGTTCTCCGGAGGGAACGCCTGA